The proteins below are encoded in one region of Marinobacter sp. F4206:
- a CDS encoding VOC family protein — translation MSTYCSQIAFVCQDAKALRSWYGTLFGFVSSGRTIYAGKLSTRVMGIDGVNTRCYWSLDGNADMFQLEFFDFRSPEMRPRPEHWSPAMPGYACIGIYSQRFQCCVDALSAQQRLEAVEGETGGRVAYASDPEGNALEIYERDPLPDAGWNGRKQPSAVRLIRLNSHDAEGVARAWSGSLGVTPVQMPEGWAQRLSVVKQGLSEPRYLRGGGVVVEICRTPEPFPGGQRPALYQHGFMNFALNTQSRIEWDEVYAQALWSGFRANGKALEAGIFKVMYINDPDGNSIELLYPRKFAYRVTGFRPSLRLGAPLRWLRRWLARRGQ, via the coding sequence ATGAGCACATACTGCAGTCAGATTGCCTTCGTGTGTCAGGATGCCAAGGCCCTCCGGTCCTGGTACGGCACCCTGTTCGGTTTTGTGTCGTCGGGGCGGACCATCTATGCGGGCAAGCTGTCTACCCGGGTGATGGGAATCGACGGCGTAAATACACGCTGCTATTGGTCCCTCGATGGCAATGCCGACATGTTCCAGCTGGAGTTCTTCGACTTCCGGTCGCCGGAAATGCGGCCCCGCCCGGAACACTGGAGCCCGGCGATGCCGGGTTATGCCTGTATCGGAATCTATAGCCAACGGTTCCAGTGTTGCGTTGATGCCCTGTCGGCCCAGCAGCGTCTGGAAGCCGTGGAGGGAGAGACCGGTGGCCGGGTGGCCTACGCCAGTGACCCCGAGGGTAACGCGCTGGAAATCTATGAGCGGGATCCCCTGCCGGACGCTGGCTGGAATGGCCGGAAGCAACCGTCCGCAGTGCGGCTGATCCGGCTCAATTCCCACGATGCCGAAGGCGTGGCGCGTGCCTGGTCTGGCTCACTTGGCGTCACGCCGGTGCAGATGCCCGAGGGGTGGGCTCAGCGTCTCTCCGTGGTGAAGCAGGGTCTGTCAGAACCTAGGTACCTGCGTGGCGGCGGCGTTGTGGTGGAAATCTGTCGCACCCCTGAGCCGTTTCCAGGGGGGCAGCGTCCGGCGTTGTACCAGCACGGTTTCATGAACTTTGCCCTTAACACCCAGTCCCGGATTGAATGGGACGAGGTGTATGCCCAAGCGCTCTGGTCGGGGTTTCGGGCCAATGGAAAGGCTCTGGAGGCGGGCATATTCAAAGTCATGTATATCAATGACCCGGACGGCAATAGCATAGAGCTTCTGTACCCCCGAAAATTTGCCTACCGGGTGACCGGCTTTCGCCCCAGCCTTCGCCTGGGTGCACCCCTTCGGTGGCTGCGCCGATGGCTGGCCCGGCGCGGGCAATAA
- a CDS encoding wax ester/triacylglycerol synthase family O-acyltransferase, whose translation MTLRKMPLLDAASLQLEGKKMPMHIAALMTFSYPASLTDHERKTFVSGLVARWREETRVVYPWNQVLTRPTRWQLRPTTREVYDLDLEYHLRQWSLPAPGGEKELGHMIAWIHELPMDLEKPLWECHFIEGLSENRFALYVNIHHALVDGISGTRLVVGSLSTDADSLSAPMWAKAQAQAEAGTGEVKEPERGALPRLADLKAGAAASLKLRTKNETLTTFRSTPETILNGPIGSHRRVATQHFELARLKTLAKTTGATVNDVVMAIVGGALREYLIEANALPEDSLTAALPVSTRKPGDVSIGNQVSLLFGSLGTNIADPALRLEHVKRSTQAGKAMLNGLPAHAVNVYSLLSTGPFLSSVVLGLGRTGRQLFNTTVSNVPGQREARYLDGAELLHVYPVSLIMPGIPLNFTCVSQGDFLNFGMVACRDRVPHVQRLAGLMAEALAELEKNLLQRGERSS comes from the coding sequence ATGACCCTGAGAAAAATGCCGTTGCTGGATGCCGCGTCGCTGCAGCTGGAGGGTAAGAAGATGCCCATGCACATTGCGGCGCTGATGACCTTTTCCTATCCCGCCTCGTTGACCGATCACGAACGCAAAACGTTCGTCAGTGGCCTGGTCGCGCGCTGGCGAGAGGAAACCCGGGTTGTCTATCCGTGGAATCAGGTGCTCACGCGTCCTACCCGTTGGCAGCTCAGGCCCACGACCCGGGAAGTCTACGATCTGGACCTGGAATACCACCTCAGGCAGTGGTCCCTGCCAGCGCCCGGCGGTGAGAAGGAGCTGGGCCACATGATCGCCTGGATTCACGAATTGCCGATGGATCTGGAAAAGCCGCTGTGGGAGTGTCATTTCATCGAAGGGCTCTCCGAAAACCGATTTGCCCTCTACGTCAATATCCATCACGCGCTTGTCGATGGCATCAGTGGCACCCGTCTGGTGGTAGGCAGTCTGTCCACGGACGCGGACTCATTGAGTGCCCCCATGTGGGCAAAGGCCCAGGCCCAGGCGGAGGCGGGCACGGGCGAAGTCAAAGAGCCGGAAAGGGGCGCATTGCCACGCCTCGCTGACCTGAAGGCGGGTGCCGCAGCGTCCCTGAAGCTACGGACAAAAAACGAGACACTGACGACGTTCAGATCCACACCCGAGACCATCCTGAATGGCCCGATTGGCTCCCATCGCCGGGTTGCCACCCAGCACTTCGAATTGGCCAGGCTCAAGACGCTGGCAAAGACGACGGGTGCCACGGTTAATGATGTGGTGATGGCGATTGTGGGGGGCGCCTTGCGTGAGTACCTGATTGAGGCAAATGCCTTGCCCGAGGACTCGCTCACGGCGGCGCTGCCGGTTTCCACACGAAAACCCGGTGACGTCAGCATTGGCAATCAGGTAAGCCTGCTGTTCGGAAGCCTGGGAACCAATATTGCCGATCCGGCCCTTCGTCTGGAACACGTTAAACGGTCCACTCAGGCTGGTAAGGCCATGCTGAATGGTCTCCCTGCCCATGCCGTCAACGTCTACTCACTGCTTTCGACAGGTCCCTTTCTGTCGTCCGTGGTTCTGGGGCTCGGAAGGACAGGGCGCCAGCTGTTCAATACCACAGTCTCCAATGTCCCCGGACAGCGCGAGGCGCGCTACCTGGATGGCGCCGAATTGCTGCACGTCTACCCGGTAAGCCTGATCATGCCGGGCATTCCACTGAACTTCACTTGCGTCAGTCAGGGCGATTTCCTGAATTTCGGCATGGTGGCCTGCAGAGACCGGGTGCCTCATGTGCAGCGGCTGGCTGGGCTAATGGCCGAGGCCTTGGCCGAACTCGAAAAGAACCTCCTGCAACGCGGGGAGCGGTCGTCCTGA
- a CDS encoding NAD(P)-dependent oxidoreductase produces MSLPTGRDGQKPSLPAKVFITGANGFIGRTLHRRYRELGCDVRGMDLHADEERNVIAGDLTEPSGWRDHAKDCDLFINTAAVVSLAADWETYTTTSLVGVRNALDVAIAGGAQRFVHYSSIAAMGYDYEPGADETAPVVIGEHYRYGVAKGASEHTVLAAHAAGEIDCTIIRPGDVYGPGSRPWLLEPLKMARAGQLILPNRGKGIFTPVYIDDLVDGTLLAAGLPSGSGRIFILWSDEPVTCREFFMNHWRWASNKGFPPSMPLAAALKLTQGIWWLNRKLKRPNEVTPDAMLMFARKGGFSIENARKHLGFEPKVNLEEGMKRSEAWLREIGELSRTDSPSFDQEART; encoded by the coding sequence ATGTCTCTCCCAACCGGTCGGGACGGGCAAAAACCGTCCCTCCCCGCAAAAGTCTTCATCACGGGCGCCAACGGCTTCATCGGGCGCACCCTTCACCGCCGTTACCGCGAACTGGGCTGTGACGTCCGTGGTATGGATCTGCACGCCGATGAAGAGCGCAACGTCATAGCGGGAGACCTCACCGAGCCGTCAGGCTGGCGTGATCACGCCAAAGACTGCGACCTCTTTATCAACACTGCGGCGGTGGTGTCTCTGGCTGCCGACTGGGAGACCTATACCACCACCTCGCTGGTCGGCGTTCGCAACGCCCTGGACGTTGCCATTGCCGGCGGCGCACAGCGCTTCGTGCATTATTCATCCATCGCAGCCATGGGCTATGACTACGAGCCGGGAGCGGACGAGACGGCGCCCGTGGTGATTGGTGAACACTACCGCTACGGCGTGGCCAAGGGCGCATCGGAGCATACCGTCCTGGCAGCCCACGCTGCCGGCGAGATCGACTGCACCATCATCCGCCCGGGCGACGTCTACGGTCCGGGCTCCCGCCCCTGGTTGCTGGAGCCCCTGAAGATGGCCCGGGCCGGCCAACTGATCCTGCCCAACCGGGGCAAGGGCATCTTCACCCCGGTGTACATCGATGACCTGGTCGACGGCACCTTGCTCGCCGCCGGCCTGCCCTCCGGCAGCGGCCGCATTTTTATCCTCTGGAGCGACGAGCCCGTGACCTGCCGGGAATTCTTCATGAATCACTGGCGCTGGGCCAGCAACAAGGGTTTCCCACCGAGCATGCCTCTGGCTGCTGCCCTGAAACTCACCCAGGGCATCTGGTGGCTGAACCGCAAGCTCAAGCGCCCCAACGAGGTCACGCCGGACGCGATGCTGATGTTCGCGCGCAAGGGCGGATTCTCCATCGAAAACGCACGAAAGCACCTCGGCTTCGAACCCAAGGTCAACCTAGAAGAGGGCATGAAACGCTCCGAAGCATGGCTCAGAGAGATCGGAGAACTGAGCCGAACCGACAGTCCGTCCTTTGACCAGGAGGCCCGCACCTGA
- a CDS encoding 2,4'-dihydroxyacetophenone dioxygenase family protein, protein MTTPNQVFEHHELLYVNSKNQPVYEDAMPGVPGIDVQPLFLDPHNGVWVLKVWFHPGVTLPRHYHTGTVHLFTISGHWEYKEYPNDPQTDGCYLYEPGGSIHQFTTPATNTGPTETLMVVHGANVNFDDDGNYLGIMDASDIMIMLDNLIRERGLEPANYITPPQPDHNARVRNVK, encoded by the coding sequence ATGACGACGCCAAACCAGGTTTTTGAGCACCACGAACTGCTTTATGTGAATTCCAAGAATCAGCCTGTTTATGAAGACGCCATGCCAGGCGTGCCAGGCATTGATGTACAACCGCTTTTCCTTGATCCGCATAACGGTGTCTGGGTGCTGAAAGTCTGGTTCCATCCGGGCGTGACTCTGCCCCGTCACTACCACACGGGCACGGTGCACCTGTTCACGATTTCGGGTCATTGGGAATACAAGGAATACCCCAACGATCCCCAGACCGACGGTTGCTACCTGTACGAGCCGGGCGGTTCTATTCACCAGTTCACCACACCGGCGACCAACACCGGGCCGACAGAGACCCTGATGGTGGTGCACGGCGCCAACGTCAATTTCGACGACGATGGCAACTACCTGGGCATCATGGATGCCAGCGACATCATGATCATGCTGGACAACCTGATCCGGGAACGGGGCCTGGAGCCGGCGAACTACATTACGCCGCCCCAGCCGGACCACAACGCCCGGGTCCGTAACGTCAAGTAA
- a CDS encoding alpha/beta hydrolase, producing the protein MNSGSDPTRYVTRPLDLSFTTWCKLLLLRWLLRPMMAYLLRGHPRRVARAQIGIAGRWASARQKERFHYDYHRGEGGAVAGHSLGTPFSHTGHPVLLWLHGGAFVLPAMPRGHLSFAERLCDPLAANAFVPDYRLAPANPFPAALDDCEAAYRLLLDSGIPAERIVLGGESAGGNLLVSLLYRIRDRGMPMPACAIAVSPALDLARLHGSPSRFANAGRDAMLPVASLAQALDWYLDGADSANPEISPLLGECRGLPPTLIVASEAELLRDDSVLFARRLAAAGVPTELALWPHLPHAFPLLEDWLPEAAGAREQITTFMREQLQRVTGRSGERG; encoded by the coding sequence ATGAATTCAGGCTCTGACCCCACCCGGTATGTAACGCGCCCGCTCGACCTCTCCTTCACGACTTGGTGCAAACTCCTTTTGCTGCGTTGGCTGCTGCGGCCAATGATGGCCTACCTGCTGCGGGGGCACCCCCGACGCGTCGCCAGGGCGCAGATTGGCATCGCCGGTCGCTGGGCAAGTGCCCGTCAGAAGGAGCGGTTTCACTATGACTACCACCGGGGCGAGGGCGGGGCGGTAGCCGGCCACTCGCTGGGTACCCCTTTCTCCCATACCGGCCATCCTGTACTTCTTTGGTTGCATGGCGGCGCCTTTGTGCTGCCGGCGATGCCCAGGGGGCATCTATCCTTCGCCGAGCGCCTCTGTGATCCCCTGGCTGCCAACGCCTTCGTTCCGGATTACCGGCTGGCGCCCGCCAACCCCTTTCCGGCCGCCCTCGACGATTGCGAAGCCGCCTACCGTCTGCTGCTCGATTCCGGGATTCCCGCTGAACGGATTGTGCTGGGCGGTGAGTCCGCGGGGGGCAACCTGCTGGTGTCGCTGCTGTACCGAATCCGGGATCGCGGAATGCCGATGCCGGCGTGTGCCATCGCGGTCTCGCCCGCCCTTGACCTTGCCCGGCTGCATGGTTCGCCTTCCCGGTTCGCCAATGCCGGTCGGGACGCCATGCTTCCGGTTGCCTCGCTGGCGCAAGCCCTGGACTGGTACCTGGACGGCGCTGACAGCGCCAACCCGGAAATATCGCCCCTGCTGGGTGAGTGCCGGGGCTTGCCACCGACCCTGATCGTCGCCAGTGAGGCGGAACTGCTGCGCGATGACAGTGTGCTATTTGCCCGCCGACTCGCCGCGGCCGGCGTCCCGACCGAACTGGCCCTGTGGCCCCATCTCCCGCACGCCTTCCCGCTGCTGGAGGACTGGCTCCCGGAAGCTGCCGGTGCCAGAGAACAAATAACAACGTTTATGAGAGAGCAGCTCCAGAGAGTAACTGGACGCTCGGGAGAGAGAGGATGA
- a CDS encoding wax ester/triacylglycerol synthase family O-acyltransferase encodes MTNYKKLTPLDAAFVQLENPSAPMHVAGLMIFELPAKAGADFVTRLVEDWRSETRIKAPWNQKLVSPSRWQLAPRLKTCHDPDLEYHVRHLFLPKPGGQRELGQLVARLHSQPMDLRKLLWECFIIEGLADNRFAIYMKFHHSMVDGISANILLMKGLSERRADRKTAPFWVHSAPEKPFQPGPFRIPSAQALMSTAANVLKLFGKDDDLTTFRSAPYTPLNGPIAAQRRFATQSFSMDRIKAVARRAEVSLNDVLLCLVGGTLRRYLQRITALPGDSLTAAIPISLRAEGDQSCGNAVGMIFSILGTNIADPVVRLQKIHQSTDLAKQQVLGLPTEMRVPYSLLSMMPSVLRMLTGVTGKTRPLFNTVVSNVPGGSEEKYLRGARLVNLYPANIVFPGMAASFTCYSHAGTLNVGITACRDTVPNMQKLALGMEEAFRELEEKLGVVEPAQAAVVNAVEEAV; translated from the coding sequence ATGACAAACTACAAGAAACTGACCCCACTGGACGCGGCCTTTGTCCAGCTGGAAAATCCCAGTGCGCCCATGCACGTTGCCGGTTTGATGATCTTCGAACTGCCGGCGAAAGCCGGCGCGGATTTCGTCACCAGGCTGGTCGAGGACTGGCGTAGTGAAACCCGGATCAAGGCCCCCTGGAACCAGAAACTGGTGTCTCCGTCCCGTTGGCAGCTGGCGCCAAGACTCAAGACCTGCCACGACCCGGATCTTGAGTACCATGTCCGTCATCTGTTTTTGCCCAAGCCGGGCGGTCAGAGGGAGTTGGGGCAGCTGGTGGCCCGTCTGCACAGTCAGCCCATGGACCTCAGAAAACTGTTGTGGGAATGCTTTATCATTGAGGGTCTGGCGGACAACCGCTTCGCCATCTACATGAAGTTCCACCACTCGATGGTCGATGGCATCAGCGCGAATATCCTGCTGATGAAGGGGCTTTCCGAGCGCCGCGCCGACAGGAAAACGGCGCCGTTCTGGGTTCACTCGGCACCGGAAAAGCCATTCCAGCCCGGTCCTTTTCGCATTCCGTCTGCCCAGGCGCTGATGAGTACTGCGGCAAACGTCCTCAAGCTCTTCGGCAAAGACGATGACCTGACCACCTTTCGTTCGGCGCCCTACACCCCATTGAATGGCCCGATTGCAGCCCAGCGGCGTTTCGCCACCCAGAGCTTTTCGATGGATCGGATCAAGGCGGTGGCCCGACGGGCGGAGGTCAGCCTCAACGACGTGCTGCTCTGCCTGGTTGGCGGTACGCTCCGCCGATACCTGCAGCGAATTACGGCGCTTCCGGGCGATAGCCTGACCGCCGCTATCCCGATATCCCTGCGCGCCGAGGGCGACCAGAGTTGCGGTAACGCCGTGGGCATGATTTTCAGTATCCTCGGCACCAACATTGCGGATCCGGTGGTGCGCCTGCAGAAAATTCATCAGTCCACCGACCTGGCCAAACAGCAGGTGCTCGGTCTGCCCACGGAAATGCGGGTGCCCTATTCCCTTCTCAGCATGATGCCTTCGGTGCTCCGGATGCTCACGGGTGTCACCGGGAAAACCCGCCCGCTGTTCAACACGGTGGTGTCCAACGTGCCGGGAGGCTCTGAGGAAAAGTACCTGAGGGGCGCGCGTCTGGTGAATTTGTATCCGGCGAACATTGTGTTCCCGGGCATGGCGGCGAGCTTCACCTGCTACAGCCATGCGGGAACCCTCAACGTGGGGATCACAGCCTGCCGGGACACCGTGCCGAACATGCAGAAACTGGCGCTCGGCATGGAGGAGGCGTTCAGAGAACTTGAGGAAAAACTGGGCGTTGTTGAGCCTGCGCAAGCAGCGGTGGTAAACGCTGTCGAGGAGGCGGTATGA
- a CDS encoding zinc-binding dehydrogenase has protein sequence MRSAIVEDNNLKIVDLPEPKPRENELLIKSLVCGICGSDLHCRHHTHELAESSREVVGSSIIDADKPILMGHEFVGEVLETRQGSTFKAGDQVVSLPFLMREEGLAMIGFSSADVPGGFSEQMLVDSRLTMKVPNGLSPEMAALTEPMAVALHAVNRGEPTRNHVPLVIGCGPIGLAVIAVLKMMKIGPIVASDFSRARRDLARKMGADVVVNPAEHSPYESWKEAAQTANPEEAGPISPLFGGADLRPSLIFECVGVPGLIQNVCTGAPYGARVVVVGLCMEKDAMMPSYPVMKEIDLRFVSFYSGEEFGATLNHLANGELDAGGLISDTVGLSDIESAFDRLGTPENDVKILVKPSE, from the coding sequence ATGCGAAGTGCCATCGTTGAAGACAACAACCTGAAGATCGTGGATTTGCCGGAACCCAAACCACGTGAGAACGAGCTCCTCATCAAATCTCTGGTTTGCGGCATCTGCGGGTCCGACCTGCATTGCCGGCACCACACCCATGAACTGGCCGAGAGCTCCCGCGAGGTCGTGGGTAGTTCCATCATCGACGCCGACAAACCCATCCTGATGGGCCACGAGTTTGTCGGGGAAGTCCTGGAGACCCGGCAAGGCTCGACGTTCAAGGCTGGCGACCAGGTTGTCTCCCTGCCCTTCCTGATGCGGGAAGAGGGTCTTGCCATGATTGGCTTCAGTTCCGCCGACGTTCCCGGGGGCTTTTCCGAGCAGATGCTGGTCGACAGCCGGCTCACCATGAAAGTCCCCAATGGCCTGAGCCCGGAAATGGCGGCTCTGACTGAGCCCATGGCCGTTGCCCTGCACGCGGTTAACCGGGGCGAGCCAACCCGGAACCACGTACCCCTGGTCATCGGCTGCGGCCCGATCGGTCTTGCCGTTATTGCCGTGCTGAAAATGATGAAGATTGGCCCCATCGTGGCGTCGGATTTCTCGAGAGCGCGTCGCGACCTTGCCAGAAAAATGGGCGCGGATGTCGTGGTCAACCCGGCAGAGCATTCACCCTATGAAAGCTGGAAAGAAGCAGCCCAGACTGCGAATCCGGAAGAGGCCGGCCCGATCTCACCCCTGTTCGGAGGCGCCGACCTGAGACCCTCGCTGATTTTTGAATGTGTGGGTGTACCTGGCCTGATCCAGAATGTCTGTACCGGCGCACCCTACGGGGCCCGGGTCGTGGTGGTGGGTCTGTGCATGGAAAAGGACGCGATGATGCCGTCCTACCCGGTCATGAAAGAAATCGATCTCCGCTTTGTCAGTTTCTACAGCGGTGAGGAATTCGGCGCGACCCTGAACCACCTTGCCAACGGCGAGCTCGATGCCGGTGGGCTGATTTCCGACACGGTGGGCCTGAGTGATATCGAATCCGCCTTCGACCGCCTGGGCACGCCTGAAAACGACGTCAAGATTCTGGTAAAACCGTCAGAATAA
- a CDS encoding AMP-binding protein — MKPWLDSYPADVPPTIDPDTHASVTSLFNDAIKRFPEHAALECFGHTMTYGQLDEASDALACALQQQYGVKKGDRVAVMLPNIFAYPVAMLAILKVGAIQVNVNPLYTPRELEHQLNDSGAETMFIYSGSLASLTPIRDATPVSQVIVVNPGDGAGLPIPGSDIPAELGEFTGMADLLAHNAGNKPTEVPVSGDDVLFLQYTGGTTGPSKGATLTHRNLVANSLQFRSFIPEANEPGEEVLVLALPMYHIFGLMIFVAYAAIGAKAILIPNPRDMDAYLKAIKDSGFTVIGGVNTLYAGMTQHPLFKDVDLSRYKVAFGGGSKIFPSTSKAWKSFTGAHILEGFGLSETSPILTLNLMGQEAFSGTVGYPVPSTEVKIIDEQGNALPAGTPGELCARGPQVMKGYWNREQATADTFTEDGFFKTGDVAVMHPDGQFEIVDRKKDMIIVSGFNVYPNEVEAVASELPEVAESACIGVPDEKTGERIRLFVAPTEGSAIDKDAVMAHCRQSLAAYKVPKEIEVLQELPKSNVGKILRKDLRVV; from the coding sequence ATGAAACCCTGGCTTGATTCATACCCCGCGGATGTTCCCCCCACGATTGACCCTGACACCCACGCCTCCGTTACCAGCTTGTTTAATGACGCCATCAAGCGTTTCCCGGAGCACGCCGCGCTGGAGTGCTTTGGTCACACCATGACGTATGGCCAGCTTGATGAAGCCTCGGATGCCCTGGCCTGCGCCCTGCAGCAGCAATACGGGGTGAAGAAGGGCGACCGGGTCGCGGTCATGTTGCCGAATATCTTTGCCTATCCGGTGGCCATGTTGGCGATTCTCAAGGTGGGCGCCATCCAGGTGAACGTGAACCCCCTGTACACGCCGAGGGAACTTGAACACCAGCTGAATGATTCCGGCGCCGAAACGATGTTCATCTACTCGGGCTCCTTGGCGTCGCTGACCCCGATCCGTGACGCCACGCCCGTATCTCAGGTGATTGTGGTCAATCCCGGTGATGGTGCCGGCCTCCCGATTCCTGGTAGCGACATTCCCGCCGAACTGGGCGAGTTTACCGGCATGGCGGACCTGTTGGCGCACAACGCGGGTAATAAACCCACTGAAGTACCGGTGTCCGGCGATGATGTCCTGTTTCTGCAATACACCGGTGGAACCACAGGCCCCTCCAAGGGCGCGACACTGACTCACCGTAACCTGGTTGCCAACAGCCTTCAGTTCCGGAGCTTCATACCCGAGGCGAACGAACCTGGGGAGGAGGTGCTGGTGCTGGCACTGCCGATGTATCACATCTTTGGCCTGATGATTTTCGTGGCCTACGCGGCCATCGGAGCCAAAGCCATCCTGATTCCCAATCCTCGTGACATGGACGCCTACCTGAAGGCCATCAAGGATTCCGGGTTCACCGTTATTGGTGGCGTCAATACCCTGTACGCGGGCATGACCCAGCATCCCCTGTTCAAGGACGTGGACCTGTCCCGTTACAAAGTGGCATTTGGGGGTGGCTCCAAGATCTTCCCGAGCACCTCCAAGGCCTGGAAGTCTTTCACCGGGGCTCACATCCTGGAAGGCTTCGGTTTGTCCGAAACCTCGCCGATCCTCACCCTGAACCTGATGGGGCAGGAAGCATTCAGCGGCACGGTGGGCTATCCGGTACCGTCCACTGAGGTCAAGATCATCGATGAGCAAGGTAACGCACTGCCTGCCGGAACGCCGGGCGAACTCTGTGCCCGCGGACCCCAGGTCATGAAGGGGTACTGGAACCGGGAGCAGGCAACGGCCGATACCTTCACCGAGGATGGCTTTTTCAAAACCGGTGATGTCGCGGTCATGCACCCGGACGGTCAGTTCGAGATTGTTGATCGCAAGAAAGACATGATCATTGTCTCGGGTTTCAACGTTTACCCCAACGAGGTGGAAGCCGTTGCCAGTGAGTTGCCCGAGGTTGCTGAATCGGCCTGTATCGGTGTGCCGGACGAGAAAACCGGTGAGCGCATCCGCCTGTTCGTGGCGCCGACCGAGGGATCCGCGATCGACAAGGACGCGGTGATGGCACATTGCCGGCAGAGTCTCGCCGCCTACAAGGTTCCGAAGGAAATCGAGGTGCTGCAGGAGCTGCCCAAGTCAAACGTTGGCAAGATCCTGAGGAAGGATCTGCGCGTTGTCTGA
- a CDS encoding AraC family transcriptional regulator, with product MVTTDLTRASSLARLDEFCAKYGLDYRAMLREARLPEDVLEHPESLISYSRMATLLENCANRTEHPLFGLEYGIFQGTTIFGRLLYLFKNAQTVGDSLNELMQYYHLHSSSGLVTATIEDKMAILSYEPLLSEGVASKQAVELAIGVGKALLKMLLGTQWRPSGVHFRHGPSSSPQAYSRLLGLPPQFDSTINGWVFEARLLDLPLSDSDPKLHALMREHLEKMDELSVQELPAYVQHLMKNFLPNGRVTIDLVADYMMLSSRSLQRYLTEEGTSFQKLLDETRKTMAERYLQESGISLTQLSGILGYSDLAAFSRAFQRWYGVSPRQWRKNQGIQSSPRLLSMRKKAPGWLR from the coding sequence ATGGTTACAACCGATCTCACCAGAGCCTCGTCCCTGGCACGACTGGACGAGTTTTGCGCCAAATACGGCCTGGATTACCGGGCGATGCTCCGTGAAGCCAGGTTGCCCGAGGACGTTCTCGAACATCCCGAAAGCCTGATTTCCTATTCCCGGATGGCAACACTGCTCGAAAACTGCGCCAACCGGACAGAGCACCCCTTGTTCGGCCTGGAATACGGAATCTTCCAGGGCACCACCATCTTTGGCCGCTTGCTCTATCTGTTCAAAAACGCCCAGACCGTGGGCGATTCGCTGAACGAACTGATGCAGTATTATCATCTGCATTCCTCCAGCGGACTGGTGACGGCGACCATCGAGGACAAGATGGCCATTCTCAGCTACGAACCCTTGTTGAGCGAGGGGGTCGCCAGCAAGCAGGCCGTGGAACTGGCCATCGGGGTGGGCAAGGCCCTGCTGAAAATGCTGCTTGGGACCCAGTGGCGACCCAGTGGCGTGCATTTCCGACACGGGCCCAGCAGTTCGCCGCAGGCCTACAGCCGGCTGCTTGGCCTGCCTCCCCAGTTCGACAGCACCATCAATGGCTGGGTGTTTGAAGCCCGCCTGCTGGACCTGCCCCTGAGCGATTCCGATCCGAAGCTGCATGCCCTGATGCGCGAGCATCTGGAAAAAATGGACGAACTGTCGGTCCAGGAATTGCCAGCCTATGTCCAGCACCTCATGAAGAACTTCCTCCCCAACGGTCGGGTTACCATTGATCTTGTGGCCGACTACATGATGCTCAGTTCCCGCTCACTTCAACGCTACCTCACCGAAGAGGGCACGTCGTTCCAGAAGCTGCTGGACGAAACCCGGAAGACCATGGCTGAACGCTACCTCCAGGAATCGGGGATCAGCCTGACCCAGCTTTCCGGGATTCTCGGCTACTCCGACCTGGCAGCTTTCTCCCGAGCCTTCCAGCGCTGGTACGGTGTCAGTCCGCGGCAATGGCGAAAAAATCAGGGGATCCAGTCGTCCCCGCGACTGCTATCCATGCGGAAAAAAGCACCCGGCTGGCTTCGCTGA